A window of the Mesorhizobium opportunistum WSM2075 genome harbors these coding sequences:
- the cobS gene encoding cobaltochelatase subunit CobS: protein MNKVDRDIANLPDTTVSVKDKFGFDSKMVVPAYSVTSEHVPDIDPDYLFDKATTLAILAGFAYNRRVMVSGYHGTGKSTHIEQVAARLNWPCVRVNLDSHVSRIDLVGKDAIVVKDGLQITEFRDGILPWAYQHNVALCFDEYDAGRPDVMFVIQRVLESSGRLTLLDQSRVIRPHPAFRLFSTANTVGLGDTTGLYHGTQQINQAQMDRWSIVTTLNYLPHDNEVNIVLAKAKHYRDGKGKDIVNKMVRVADMTRSAFINGDLSTVMSPRTVITWAENAEIFGNIGMAFRLTFLNKCDELERSVVAEFYQRAFGEDLPESAANVVLG, encoded by the coding sequence ATGAACAAGGTCGATCGCGACATCGCCAACCTGCCCGACACAACGGTCTCGGTGAAGGACAAATTCGGCTTCGACTCCAAGATGGTGGTGCCGGCCTATTCGGTAACCAGCGAACATGTGCCGGACATCGATCCGGACTATCTGTTCGACAAGGCGACCACCTTGGCGATCCTTGCCGGCTTCGCCTACAACCGCCGCGTCATGGTCTCGGGCTATCACGGCACCGGCAAGTCGACCCATATCGAACAGGTCGCCGCCCGCCTCAACTGGCCCTGCGTGCGCGTCAACCTCGACAGCCATGTCAGCCGTATCGATCTCGTCGGCAAGGACGCCATCGTCGTCAAGGACGGGCTGCAGATCACCGAATTCCGCGACGGCATCCTGCCTTGGGCCTATCAGCACAATGTCGCGCTGTGCTTCGACGAGTATGACGCCGGGCGTCCGGACGTGATGTTCGTCATCCAACGCGTCCTGGAATCCTCGGGCCGGCTGACGCTGCTCGACCAGAGCCGGGTCATACGTCCGCATCCGGCGTTCCGGCTGTTCTCGACCGCCAACACGGTGGGTCTCGGCGACACCACCGGCCTCTATCACGGCACGCAGCAGATCAACCAGGCGCAGATGGACCGCTGGTCGATCGTCACCACGCTGAACTATCTGCCGCACGACAATGAAGTGAACATCGTGCTGGCCAAGGCCAAGCACTATCGCGACGGCAAGGGCAAGGACATCGTCAACAAGATGGTGCGCGTCGCCGACATGACGCGCTCAGCCTTCATCAACGGCGATCTGTCGACGGTGATGAGCCCGCGTACCGTCATCACCTGGGCCGAGAATGCCGAGATCTTCGGCAATATAGGCATGGCGTTCCGGCTGACCTTCCTGAACAAGTGCGACGAACTGGAACGCTCGGTAGTGGCCGAGTTCTACCAGCGTGCCTTCGGCGAGGATCTGCCGGAGAGCGCGGCCAACGTGGTGCTGGGCTAA
- the cobT gene encoding cobaltochelatase subunit CobT, with protein MAGPGDNTRNKSKTGSEADSFKRAVTVCMRAIAGDKEMEVGFAKDRPALAGSRARLPELPKKASKTDIAITRGLGDSMALKRACHDQRIHTKLAPEGKAARAIYDAVEQARVEAIGSRAMQGVADNIGSMLEDKYAKANLIDVKDKADAPIEEALALMVREKLTGRSIPKSGERLVELWRPWVEEKAKADLEGLSAKLEDQQAFARVVREMLASMEMAEELGDDQETEDSEDNDDNQPQGEEQSEEGGEEDSGSEQSQSEDAEASADDEQSSETEASDATADDLSDDDDADAETPGEARRNDNPFTNLPKEIDYKVFTTAFDETVGAEELCEEEELDRLRAFLDKQLANLSGVVGRLANRLQRRLMAQQNRSWDFDLEEGYLDPARLVRVVIDPMQPLSFKQERDTKFRDTVVTLVLDNSGSMRGRPITVAATCADILARTLERCGVSVEILGFTTRAWKGGQAREKWLKDGKPPNPGRLNDLRHIIYKSADHPWRRARRNLGLMMREGLLKENIDGEALLWAHNRLIARPEQRKILMMISDGAPVDDSTLSVNPGNYLERHLRAVIELIETRSPVELLAIGIGHDVTRYYRRAVTIVDAEELAGAMTEQLASLFAEESARDTRRGGMRRAG; from the coding sequence ATGGCGGGTCCGGGCGACAACACGCGCAACAAGTCGAAGACGGGGTCTGAAGCCGATAGCTTCAAGCGCGCCGTTACCGTCTGCATGCGCGCCATTGCCGGCGACAAGGAAATGGAAGTCGGCTTCGCCAAGGATAGGCCGGCGCTCGCCGGCAGCCGCGCGCGCTTGCCCGAACTGCCGAAGAAGGCATCGAAGACCGACATTGCGATTACCCGCGGCCTCGGCGATTCCATGGCGCTGAAGCGCGCCTGCCACGATCAGCGCATCCACACCAAGCTGGCGCCGGAAGGCAAGGCGGCCCGCGCCATCTATGACGCGGTCGAGCAGGCCCGTGTCGAGGCGATCGGCAGCCGCGCCATGCAAGGCGTCGCCGACAATATCGGCTCGATGCTGGAGGACAAATACGCCAAGGCCAACCTCATCGACGTCAAGGACAAGGCCGACGCACCGATCGAGGAAGCGCTGGCGCTGATGGTGCGCGAGAAGCTGACCGGAAGGTCGATCCCGAAGAGCGGCGAGCGGCTGGTCGAGCTCTGGCGCCCCTGGGTCGAGGAAAAGGCCAAGGCCGATCTCGAAGGCTTGTCGGCCAAGCTCGAGGACCAGCAGGCCTTCGCCCGCGTCGTGCGCGAGATGCTCGCCTCCATGGAAATGGCCGAGGAACTCGGCGACGACCAGGAGACGGAAGACTCCGAGGACAATGACGACAACCAGCCGCAAGGCGAGGAGCAGAGCGAGGAGGGCGGCGAAGAGGATTCCGGCTCCGAGCAGTCGCAGTCAGAGGACGCCGAAGCTTCGGCCGACGATGAGCAGTCGTCCGAGACGGAAGCGTCCGACGCCACCGCCGACGATCTGTCCGACGATGACGATGCCGATGCTGAGACGCCCGGCGAGGCGCGCCGCAACGACAATCCCTTCACCAACCTGCCGAAGGAAATCGACTACAAGGTCTTCACCACCGCTTTCGACGAGACGGTCGGGGCCGAGGAGCTTTGCGAAGAAGAAGAGCTCGACCGGCTGCGCGCCTTCCTCGACAAGCAGCTTGCCAATCTGTCCGGCGTCGTCGGGCGGCTCGCTAACCGGCTGCAGCGCCGCCTGATGGCGCAGCAGAACCGGTCCTGGGATTTCGACCTGGAAGAGGGTTACCTTGACCCGGCGCGCCTGGTGCGCGTCGTCATCGACCCGATGCAGCCGCTGTCCTTCAAGCAGGAGCGTGACACCAAATTCCGCGACACGGTGGTGACGCTGGTGCTCGATAATTCCGGCTCGATGCGCGGCCGGCCGATCACTGTCGCCGCCACCTGCGCCGACATCCTGGCGCGCACGCTGGAGCGCTGCGGCGTCTCGGTCGAGATCCTCGGCTTCACCACGCGGGCGTGGAAGGGCGGGCAGGCGCGTGAGAAGTGGCTGAAGGACGGCAAGCCGCCGAATCCCGGCCGCCTCAACGATTTGCGCCACATCATCTACAAATCCGCCGACCATCCGTGGCGGCGGGCACGGCGCAATCTCGGCCTGATGATGCGCGAAGGCCTGCTCAAGGAAAACATCGATGGCGAGGCGCTGCTGTGGGCACACAACCGCCTGATCGCCCGGCCAGAGCAGCGCAAGATCCTGATGATGATCTCGGACGGCGCGCCGGTCGACGATTCGACGCTGTCGGTCAATCCGGGCAACTATCTGGAACGCCATCTGCGCGCCGTCATCGAACTGATCGAGACGCGCTCGCCGGTCGAACTCTTGGCCATCGGTATCGGCCATGACGTCACGCGCTATTATCGGCGCGCCGTCACCATCGTCGATGCCGAGGAACTGGCCGGCGCCATGACCGAGCAATTGGCCTCGCTGTTTGCCGAGGAAAGCGCGCGCGACACGCGGCGTGGCGGCATGCGGCGCGCCGGATGA
- a CDS encoding esterase-like activity of phytase family protein: MILSRGGFRRTLFAAIALFAGVASAPAGPVRSSSVEPVEISARPITQFHIGRADKQFGPLEFVGGLEMTSPTRDFGALSAFRFVKAGGDFIGVADTGFWFFGTVVRDADKRPAGIQNFRMQQMVDENGQPIDEKWMVDAEGLDVKDGIATVGFERNHRVAQFKIDPSDMKAPFKQLDFLIPAWELRQNRGFETVTHANANGQHEGGLVVVSEKSLDKSGNIYAAIIEGPHKGVFTVKRNGDFDITDGAFLPDGDLLLLERSFSMAGGLKMRLRRIYGESVEKGAVADGPVLLEADMGYQIDNMEGLDVWPRDDGALMVSLVSDDNHSILQRNLYLEFILHQD; the protein is encoded by the coding sequence ATGATCCTTTCGCGGGGCGGTTTTCGACGGACGCTTTTCGCTGCCATCGCCTTGTTCGCCGGCGTGGCTTCGGCGCCGGCCGGTCCGGTCCGGTCCAGCTCTGTCGAGCCGGTCGAGATCTCGGCCCGCCCGATCACCCAGTTTCATATCGGTCGCGCCGACAAGCAGTTCGGGCCGCTCGAATTCGTCGGCGGCCTGGAGATGACCTCGCCGACGCGCGATTTCGGTGCGTTGTCGGCCTTCCGTTTCGTGAAGGCGGGCGGCGATTTCATCGGGGTGGCCGACACCGGCTTCTGGTTCTTCGGGACGGTGGTTCGTGACGCCGATAAGCGGCCGGCCGGTATCCAGAATTTCCGCATGCAGCAGATGGTCGATGAAAACGGCCAGCCGATCGACGAGAAATGGATGGTCGACGCCGAAGGGCTCGACGTCAAGGACGGCATCGCCACCGTCGGCTTCGAACGCAACCATCGCGTCGCCCAGTTCAAGATCGACCCGAGTGACATGAAGGCGCCGTTCAAGCAGCTGGATTTCCTCATTCCAGCCTGGGAGTTGCGCCAGAATCGCGGTTTCGAGACCGTCACCCATGCCAATGCCAATGGCCAGCATGAGGGCGGCCTGGTGGTGGTGTCGGAGAAGAGCCTCGACAAATCAGGCAACATCTATGCCGCCATCATCGAAGGGCCGCACAAGGGCGTGTTCACCGTCAAGCGCAACGGTGATTTCGACATCACCGACGGTGCGTTCCTGCCGGATGGCGACCTGCTGCTCCTGGAGCGCAGCTTCTCGATGGCAGGCGGCCTCAAGATGCGGCTGCGGCGTATCTATGGCGAGAGTGTCGAGAAGGGCGCCGTCGCCGACGGGCCGGTTCTGCTGGAAGCCGACATGGGCTACCAGATCGACAATATGGAAGGACTCGACGTCTGGCCCCGCGATGACGGCGCGCTGATGGTGTCGCTGGTCTCCGACGACAACCACTCGATCCTGCAGCGCAACCTCTATCTGGAATTTATTCTCCACCAGGATTGA
- a CDS encoding spermidine synthase, protein MIPWVQLDSAKTGDGAQELRLKRRGSEFSIMLGTNELMNSRLSGSEEALARLSCRKIASHRQPRVLIGGLGMGFTLRAALAELGGDAGIVVAELVPAVVAWARGPMTEVFGGCLDDSRVEVRETDVGDLIRSQPSRWDAILLDVDNGPEGIVHKGNDALYSLTGLKAARTALKPGGVLAVWSQGPDSGFTRRLKQAGFVVEEVATRANGKRGARHVIWIATNDSR, encoded by the coding sequence ATGATCCCCTGGGTCCAGCTCGATTCGGCAAAGACCGGGGATGGCGCGCAGGAGCTTCGCCTCAAGCGGCGCGGTTCCGAATTCTCGATCATGCTCGGCACCAATGAGCTGATGAACAGCCGCCTCAGCGGCTCCGAGGAAGCGCTGGCCAGGCTCTCCTGCCGGAAGATTGCCAGCCATCGCCAACCGAGGGTCCTCATTGGCGGGCTTGGCATGGGTTTTACCCTGCGCGCCGCTCTCGCCGAATTGGGCGGTGACGCCGGCATCGTCGTCGCGGAACTGGTGCCGGCGGTGGTCGCCTGGGCACGTGGCCCGATGACGGAAGTGTTTGGCGGCTGTCTCGACGATTCCCGGGTCGAGGTCCGGGAGACCGATGTCGGAGATCTGATACGGTCGCAGCCGTCCCGCTGGGACGCCATCCTGCTCGATGTCGACAATGGCCCCGAAGGCATCGTCCACAAGGGCAACGATGCGCTCTACAGCCTGACAGGCCTCAAGGCCGCACGCACGGCGCTGAAGCCTGGCGGCGTGCTGGCGGTGTGGTCGCAAGGGCCGGACAGCGGCTTCACGCGGCGGCTGAAGCAGGCTGGCTTCGTCGTCGAAGAGGTCGCCACGCGCGCCAACGGCAAGCGCGGCGCGCGCCACGTCATCTGGATCGCCACCAACGACTCGCGATGA
- a CDS encoding queuosine precursor transporter has product MTSFSRYLPFVAAMALVVVASNILVQFPMQGQIGSLSLADLLTWGAFTYPFSFLVTDLANRRYGPAVARRIVFVGFMTAVVCSILVSPFLFRHGLIEFETAADRLVRIAAASGAAFLSAQLLDVTVFNRLRRQSWWRAPIVGTLVGSVFDTMVFFTVAFSAAFAFAGPNDGFALETAPLMGVFHVDAMRWVSWALGDLSVKLIIAIVALIPYRLLAARWSQPAIAA; this is encoded by the coding sequence ATGACTTCATTTTCGCGGTATTTGCCCTTCGTGGCCGCCATGGCGCTTGTCGTCGTGGCATCGAACATTCTCGTGCAGTTCCCGATGCAGGGCCAGATCGGCAGCCTGTCGCTGGCCGACCTTTTGACCTGGGGCGCTTTCACCTACCCCTTCTCCTTCCTGGTAACCGACCTCGCCAACCGCCGCTATGGACCCGCCGTGGCGCGCCGGATCGTCTTTGTCGGCTTCATGACGGCGGTGGTCTGCTCGATTCTCGTTTCGCCCTTCCTGTTCCGTCATGGCCTGATCGAATTCGAGACCGCCGCCGACCGGCTGGTACGCATCGCGGCGGCTTCCGGGGCGGCATTCCTCTCCGCGCAATTGCTCGACGTCACCGTGTTCAATCGTTTGCGCCGGCAGAGCTGGTGGCGGGCGCCTATCGTCGGCACGCTGGTCGGATCGGTGTTCGACACGATGGTCTTCTTTACCGTGGCATTTTCGGCCGCTTTCGCCTTCGCCGGCCCCAATGACGGTTTTGCGCTCGAAACGGCGCCGCTGATGGGTGTTTTCCATGTCGACGCCATGCGCTGGGTTTCCTGGGCGCTCGGCGACCTCTCGGTGAAGCTGATCATCGCCATTGTCGCGCTCATCCCCTACCGGCTGCTCGCCGCCCGCTGGAGCCAGCCGGCGATCGCGGCTTAA
- the rpmB gene encoding 50S ribosomal protein L28: MSRTCELTAKAVQTGNNVSHANNKTKRRFLPNLVNVTLISEALNQNVRLRISANALRSVEHRGGLDAFLAKADVKELSQRARLLKKQIAKKLAEQVAA, translated from the coding sequence ATGTCCCGCACCTGCGAACTCACTGCCAAGGCAGTCCAGACCGGCAACAATGTGAGCCACGCCAACAACAAGACCAAGCGTCGCTTCCTGCCGAACCTCGTCAATGTGACGCTGATCTCGGAAGCGCTGAACCAGAACGTGCGCCTGCGCATCTCGGCCAACGCGCTGCGTTCGGTCGAACATCGCGGTGGTCTCGATGCCTTCCTGGCCAAGGCCGACGTCAAGGAACTGTCGCAGCGCGCGCGCCTGCTGAAGAAGCAGATCGCCAAGAAGCTGGCCGAGCAGGTCGCTGCCTGA
- a CDS encoding DUF3108 domain-containing protein, with product MPRSSRAFVAVLAIAVPSAASAASPQSFKGEYTVSFLGLSIARSTFASHYENGAYAIEGSVSAAGLAKLFDDTRGTISSKGTISGQKMVPQAFRADYTSGKKASAIDIRFANGTVTSTQVVPAPGKRDPKAWVPIGAGDLAGVLDPMAATVIHADSLDQVCGRKVKFYDGEMRADLTLTYDSKGTISVPGYKGDTVTCRMGFEPVAGYRKGRKALNYLKNKSRMMVTFAPLGQTGVYAPIHATVGTQIGTLTISAGRFEAVQ from the coding sequence ATGCCTCGTTCGTCTCGCGCATTTGTTGCCGTGCTTGCCATCGCCGTGCCCTCCGCCGCATCGGCGGCCTCGCCGCAGTCCTTCAAGGGCGAATACACCGTGTCGTTCCTTGGTCTCTCGATCGCGAGATCGACCTTCGCGAGCCACTACGAGAATGGCGCCTACGCAATCGAAGGCAGCGTTTCGGCCGCTGGCCTGGCCAAACTGTTCGACGATACGCGGGGCACGATCTCGTCCAAGGGCACGATTTCAGGCCAAAAGATGGTGCCGCAGGCGTTCCGCGCCGACTATACCTCGGGCAAGAAGGCGTCGGCGATCGACATCCGCTTCGCCAATGGCACGGTGACCTCGACGCAGGTCGTCCCGGCGCCGGGCAAGCGCGACCCGAAGGCCTGGGTGCCGATCGGCGCCGGCGACCTGGCAGGGGTGCTCGATCCGATGGCGGCGACCGTCATCCATGCCGACAGCCTCGACCAAGTCTGCGGCCGCAAGGTCAAGTTCTACGATGGCGAGATGCGCGCCGATCTGACGCTGACCTACGATTCGAAAGGCACGATCTCGGTGCCGGGCTACAAGGGCGACACCGTCACTTGCCGGATGGGCTTCGAGCCCGTGGCGGGCTATCGCAAGGGCCGCAAGGCGCTCAACTATCTCAAGAACAAAAGCCGCATGATGGTGACGTTTGCGCCGCTCGGCCAAACCGGAGTATATGCGCCGATCCATGCCACGGTCGGCACGCAGATCGGCACCTTGACCATCAGCGCCGGGCGTTTCGAAGCAGTGCAATAG
- a CDS encoding DMT family transporter, with amino-acid sequence MARATLIGFSAVAMWALLALLTDASGKVPPFLLSAITFSIGTGVGLVARLFMPAADKSQKIPPQVWLIGIAGLFGYHFFYFTALRNAPAVEASLIAYLWPLLIVLGSALMPGEKLAWNHVVGALLGFAGTVLIVTKGGGLAFDARYAFGYAMAAVCAVLWSSYSLLSRRFPSVPTSIVTWFCAATALLSLACHLLLEQTVLPDGAGQWLAVLGLGLMPVGAAFYAWDIGVKRGNIQVLGAASYAAPLLSTLVLIAAGVAEPSLRILAACVLITGGAALAAKSLFLRKPAAAQSEAGASETGARASETGAGASKTGARA; translated from the coding sequence ATGGCGCGCGCAACACTGATCGGCTTTTCGGCGGTCGCCATGTGGGCGCTTTTGGCGTTGCTCACCGACGCGTCCGGAAAGGTGCCGCCGTTCCTGTTGTCGGCGATCACCTTCTCGATCGGCACCGGAGTCGGGCTTGTCGCGCGCCTTTTCATGCCGGCCGCGGATAAAAGCCAGAAAATACCGCCGCAGGTCTGGCTGATCGGCATTGCCGGCCTGTTCGGCTACCATTTCTTCTACTTCACCGCGCTGCGTAACGCGCCTGCCGTCGAGGCGAGCCTGATCGCCTATCTGTGGCCGCTGCTGATCGTGCTCGGTTCGGCGCTGATGCCGGGCGAAAAACTGGCGTGGAACCATGTCGTCGGCGCGCTGCTTGGCTTTGCCGGCACGGTGCTGATCGTCACCAAGGGCGGCGGGCTGGCCTTCGACGCGCGCTACGCCTTCGGCTATGCCATGGCCGCCGTCTGCGCCGTCTTGTGGTCGTCCTATTCGCTTCTGTCGCGGCGTTTTCCGTCGGTGCCGACCTCGATCGTCACCTGGTTCTGCGCGGCTACGGCGTTGCTGTCGCTTGCCTGCCATCTCCTGTTGGAACAAACGGTGCTGCCTGACGGCGCCGGCCAGTGGCTCGCCGTGCTCGGGCTTGGCCTGATGCCGGTGGGCGCCGCCTTCTACGCCTGGGACATCGGCGTCAAGCGCGGCAACATCCAGGTGCTGGGCGCCGCGAGCTATGCGGCGCCGCTGCTGTCGACGCTGGTGCTGATCGCGGCGGGTGTCGCCGAACCGTCGCTGCGCATCCTCGCCGCTTGCGTGCTCATCACCGGCGGGGCCGCACTGGCGGCAAAATCGCTGTTCCTGCGCAAGCCGGCAGCAGCCCAAAGCGAGGCCGGGGCATCCGAAACCGGAGCCCGGGCATCCGAAACCGGAGCCGGGGCATCCAAAACCGGAGCCCGGGCATGA
- a CDS encoding lysoplasmalogenase, translating to MTMPFAGGIDANANATLIFSLVAAVIYAFTLGMPPSLARSAAKTLAVAMLAVLSALQGGPPLLVAALALSAVGDAFLSREGEKAFLGGLTSFLIAHIVYVALFLRSGGGLGVLGAESWRGAIALAMAVFVIVMLAALWRRVGPGLRIPIAIYVVAILAMGLSALTTSSAWVIGGAVLFMASDALLATEKFLVAAISPHRAWMRLAVWVLYYAAQVAITLGFLLG from the coding sequence ATGACGATGCCGTTTGCCGGCGGCATCGACGCTAACGCCAATGCAACGCTGATCTTTTCGCTGGTGGCCGCGGTCATCTACGCCTTCACGCTCGGCATGCCACCATCGCTCGCCCGTTCGGCGGCAAAGACGCTCGCCGTGGCGATGCTCGCCGTGCTTTCGGCGCTGCAAGGCGGCCCGCCGCTACTGGTGGCCGCCCTTGCGCTCAGCGCGGTCGGCGACGCCTTCCTGTCGCGCGAGGGAGAGAAGGCGTTTCTGGGCGGGCTGACGAGCTTTCTCATCGCCCACATCGTCTATGTCGCGCTGTTCCTGCGCAGTGGCGGCGGATTGGGTGTTCTCGGCGCCGAATCCTGGCGCGGCGCGATCGCGCTGGCGATGGCGGTATTCGTGATCGTCATGCTGGCGGCGTTATGGCGCCGGGTCGGCCCAGGCCTGCGCATTCCGATCGCTATCTATGTCGTGGCGATCCTGGCGATGGGCCTGTCGGCGCTGACGACGAGCAGCGCCTGGGTAATCGGCGGCGCCGTGCTGTTCATGGCGTCGGACGCTTTGCTCGCCACGGAAAAATTCCTGGTCGCTGCCATCTCGCCGCATCGCGCCTGGATGCGCTTGGCGGTGTGGGTGCTGTACTACGCAGCTCAGGTCGCGATCACGCTGGGCTTCCTGCTGGGGTAG
- a CDS encoding cupin domain-containing protein, whose product MTSSAEIIATLGLKPHPEGGWYAETFRDDAGGARGHSTAIYFLLEQHQVSAWHRVKDAAEVWHFYAGAPLALSMWEEGSAVIEQVLGIELTAGERPQVVVSAGCWQSARSLGEWTLVGCTVAPGFDFAAFELAAPGWQPTPAGSPA is encoded by the coding sequence ATGACCAGCTCCGCGGAAATCATCGCAACGCTCGGCCTGAAACCGCATCCGGAAGGCGGCTGGTACGCCGAGACCTTTCGCGACGACGCCGGCGGCGCGCGCGGCCATTCGACCGCCATCTATTTCCTGCTGGAACAGCACCAGGTCTCGGCTTGGCACCGGGTCAAGGACGCCGCCGAGGTCTGGCATTTCTACGCCGGCGCGCCGCTGGCATTGTCGATGTGGGAAGAAGGCAGTGCCGTTATCGAGCAGGTGCTCGGCATCGAACTCACGGCGGGCGAACGGCCGCAGGTCGTCGTGTCGGCGGGCTGCTGGCAATCGGCGCGCAGCCTGGGCGAATGGACGCTGGTCGGCTGCACCGTGGCGCCGGGGTTCGATTTCGCCGCCTTCGAACTGGCCGCGCCGGGCTGGCAGCCTACCCCAGCAGGAAGCCCAGCGTGA
- the gloB gene encoding hydroxyacylglutathione hydrolase, protein MPVEIEQFMCRSDNFGVLVHDPESGQTAIIDAPEEAPILAAVKRTGWTPTMILTTHHHMDHVEANLALKERFKLRIVGPEAEKAKIPGIDETVEESSVLHLGEERIEVIATPGHTAGHVSYHLPASKVAFTADTLFALGCGRLFECKPPVMYGSLKKLAALPAATVIYCGHEYTLANARFALTVDPTNSALRERAARIEALRADNKPTLPTTIGEELSTNPFLRWHDPAIRKHLGMEKAGDAEVFAEIRKRKDNF, encoded by the coding sequence ATGCCGGTCGAAATCGAACAGTTCATGTGCCGCAGCGACAATTTCGGCGTGCTGGTGCATGACCCCGAAAGCGGCCAGACCGCGATCATCGATGCGCCCGAGGAAGCGCCGATCCTGGCCGCGGTCAAGCGCACCGGCTGGACGCCGACGATGATCCTGACCACGCACCACCACATGGATCACGTCGAGGCCAATCTGGCGTTGAAGGAACGCTTCAAGCTGCGCATCGTCGGCCCGGAAGCGGAAAAGGCCAAGATCCCCGGCATCGACGAAACCGTCGAAGAGAGCTCGGTCCTGCATCTCGGCGAGGAACGCATCGAGGTGATCGCGACCCCCGGCCACACCGCCGGCCATGTCTCCTATCACCTGCCGGCATCGAAAGTTGCGTTCACCGCCGACACCCTGTTCGCTCTGGGCTGCGGTCGGCTGTTCGAGTGCAAGCCGCCGGTGATGTATGGCTCGCTGAAGAAGCTTGCGGCACTTCCCGCCGCCACGGTCATCTACTGCGGCCACGAATACACCCTCGCCAACGCGCGTTTCGCGCTGACCGTCGACCCGACCAACTCGGCATTGAGGGAGCGCGCCGCCAGGATCGAGGCGCTGCGGGCCGACAACAAGCCGACGCTGCCGACGACGATCGGCGAGGAACTGTCGACCAATCCTTTCCTGCGCTGGCACGATCCGGCAATCCGCAAGCATCTCGGCATGGAAAAGGCCGGCGATGCCGAGGTGTTCGCCGAGATCCGCAAGCGCAAGGACAACTTCTGA
- a CDS encoding class I SAM-dependent methyltransferase, which produces MHSDIVDLRSFYSTTLGRFAEHSITMALSSIWATVPNERLVGLGYTLPWLERFGSDAERVFAFMPATQGAVVWPTTGPTATALVFDEELPLVDSCIDRMLLVHSLEHVENPRETLNEIWRVLSPAGRVVIVVPNRRGVWARFEHTPFGNGRPFSRGQLTELLREANFTPAAWSDALFFPPSRRRFMMRFHNVLERAGRRLWPIFSGVIVVEAQKRLYQGVPVAQRASRRVFVPVLSPHGATRLGRRAEGNASARQVKPS; this is translated from the coding sequence ATGCATTCCGACATCGTCGATCTTCGCTCCTTCTATTCGACAACGCTCGGCCGGTTCGCCGAGCACTCGATCACCATGGCGCTGTCGTCGATATGGGCCACTGTCCCGAATGAGCGGCTGGTCGGCCTCGGCTACACATTACCCTGGCTGGAGCGATTCGGCTCCGACGCCGAGCGGGTCTTTGCCTTCATGCCGGCGACGCAGGGCGCCGTCGTCTGGCCGACCACGGGGCCGACCGCGACAGCCCTGGTTTTCGACGAGGAACTGCCGCTGGTCGATTCCTGCATCGACCGCATGCTGCTCGTCCATTCGCTCGAACATGTCGAGAATCCGCGCGAGACGCTGAACGAGATCTGGCGGGTGCTGTCGCCCGCCGGGCGCGTCGTCATCGTCGTGCCGAACCGGCGCGGCGTCTGGGCGCGTTTCGAGCATACGCCGTTCGGCAATGGGCGACCCTTCTCGCGCGGGCAGCTCACGGAACTATTGCGCGAGGCGAATTTCACGCCGGCGGCCTGGTCGGATGCGCTGTTCTTCCCGCCGTCACGGCGGCGCTTCATGATGCGCTTCCACAATGTGCTGGAGCGCGCCGGCCGGCGGCTATGGCCGATCTTTTCCGGCGTCATCGTCGTCGAGGCGCAGAAACGGCTCTATCAAGGCGTGCCGGTGGCGCAGCGCGCGTCTCGCCGCGTCTTCGTGCCGGTGCTGTCGCCGCATGGCGCGACGCGGCTCGGCCGCCGGGCCGAGGGCAATGCGTCGGCCCGCCAGGTGAAACCTTCGTGA